A single window of Nicotiana tomentosiformis chromosome 1, ASM39032v3, whole genome shotgun sequence DNA harbors:
- the LOC117281911 gene encoding uncharacterized protein, with amino-acid sequence MRPQGQVVPYQRQQGYNQQNQQLTYQQPQQQQIVRQDDGLSEIKGMLQQLIGASGKMEEKIHQMQEKVVSHDSAIKGIEIQLWQLSMALNNRPQGTLPTDTHVNPKEQGMKHLMAVILRNGRDLDLEQEIVRESRSTEILVSVLIELYESTKLTEVNIPLIDALREMPGYANIMKDLMSRKFDFQDLAIVTLTQTCIAVVSRPIAEKLSDPESITIPCTIGSYALAKTLCDLGENFVILDCKVDEEIPITLGRPFLATGRALIDCEIWELKMGLNNEKITFNVQKSMRRPSEFANCSLLDTKEVIIEEDDEALNAKDPLTSCLMNLEEVNNEDLAEWVLALRARVLEKRFQIRAFTLGRKKVPSSQAIDRRTTIIGAETATISPQVLKECKNAIGWTIAYIKGISPTFCMHKILLEDGHKPSKEHQRRLNPNMKKVVKKEVIKWLDAGIIFPILDSNWVSPVQCMSKKGGMTVVQNENNELISTRIVKGWRMVAFEVLKKRLVFAPIIVSPDWEQPFELMYDASDYALGAVLGQRKDKSMHPIYFASRTFNGTQLNYTVTEKEMLAVVFAFDKFWSYLIGSKVIFYTDHASLRYLIDKKEAKSRLIRWVLLLQEFDLEIHDRKGIENQVADHLSRLEGAETKVEVEDIMETFPDEQLFATSLELAPWYADIANYLKSSIVPYDLSSV; translated from the exons atgcgaccacagggtcaagtagtaccttaccaaaggcaacaaggatacaaccagcaaaatcagcagctaacttatcaacaacctcaacaacagCAGATTGTGAGGCAGGATGATGGGTTATCTGAAATTAAAGGAATGTTGCAACAACTCATTGGGGCCAgcgggaaaatggaagaaaagatTCACCAAATGCAAGAAAAGGTAGTGTCGCACGACTCAGCTATCAAGGGCATTGAGATTCAACTATGGCAATTATCCATGGCCCTTAACAATCGTCCTCAAGGAACGTTACCTACAGATACACATGTCAATCCAAAAGAGCAAGGCATGAAGCATCTTATGGCGGTGATCTTGAGAAATGGTAGAGACCTTGATTTAGAGCAAGAAATTGTTCGTGAGAGCCGATCAACAGAAATACTTGTGTcagtgctaattgagttatatGAGTCAACTAAGCTAACAGAA GTAAACATTCCTTTAATCGATGCTTTGAGGgagatgcccggttatgcaaatataatgaaggacttgatgtctcgtaagttcgactttcaagacttggcaaTTGTCACATTGACACAGACTTGTATTGCCGTTGTGTCAAGACCTATAGCTGAGAAGTTATCCGACCCTGAAAGCAtcacaattccatgcaccatagGTAGCTATGCACTTGCCAAAacattgtgtgatttgggagaaA attttgtcattctggactgcaaggttgatgaggagattcccataactttgggaaggccattcttggccACAGGGAGAGCTCTGATTGATTGTGAAATATGGGAGTTGAAGATGGGGCTAAATAATGAAAAAATAACATTTAATGTGCAAAAGTCTATGCGGCGACCTAGTGAGTTTGCAAATTGCTCTTTGTTAGACACAAAGGAAGTAATCATAGAGGAAGATGATGAGGCACTAAATGCAAAAGACCCTCTAACATCCtgccttatgaacttagaagaagtAAATAATGAGGATTTGGCAGAATGGGTGTTGGCTTTAAGGGcaagggtactggaaaagagatTTCAAATTCGAGCCTTTACACTCGGAAGAAAGAAAGTCCCCTCCAGCCAAGCTATCGATCGAAGAACCACCATAATTGGAGCTGAAACCGCTACCatctcacctcag GTGTTAAAAGAATGCAAGAatgcaattggttggaccattgcatacattaagggtatcagcccgaccttctgtatgcataaaattctactggaagatgggcacaaaccttccaaagaacatcaaagaaggttgaacccTAACATGAAGAAAGTTgtaaagaaggaagtgatcaagtggttagatgcgggaattATTTTTCCCATCTTAGATAGCAACTGGGTTAGCCCAGTTCAGTGTATGTCAAAGAAAGGTGGGATGACTGTTGTGCAAAACGAGAACAATGAGTtaatctcaacaagaatagtcaaGGGATGGAGAAT GGTAGCTTTCGAAGTATTAAAGAAGAGGCTAGTGTTTGCACCTATCATAGTTTCACCtgactgggagcaaccatttgagttgatgtatGATGCAAGTGACTATGCCCTGGGAGCAGTACTtggacaaagaaaagataaaagcaTGCATCCAATCTACTTTGCAAGTAGAACATTTAATGGAACTCAACTGAATTACACAGTGACAGAAAAAGAGATGCTAgcagtggtgttcgcatttgacaaattcTGGTCCTACTTGATAGGCTCTAAGGTAATtttttatactgaccatgcttctctcaggtacctaattgataAAAAGGAAGCAAAGTCGCGCCTGATTCGATGGGTTCTACTGCTGCAAGAGTTTGACTTGGAAATTCACGACCGAAAAGGAATAGAAAATCAAGTTGCCGATCACTTGTCCAGGCTTGAAGGAGCTGAAACGAAGGTTGAGGTGGAAGATATCATGGAGACTTTCCCAGACGAACAATTGTTTGCCACGAGCCTTGAGTtagcgccatggtatgcagacattgcaaactacctgaAAAGCAGTATTGTTCCCTATGACTTATCTTCTGTGtag